The window AAGAATGCATATTGGCAGCCGGATAAAACAGTAAAGTTCCCAATGCGGAAATAAGAAGTCCCACAATAAGACCGTTTTTGTATCCGATTTTATTGATCAAATCCTGTTTAATGCCCTTTGATACAAGCATATAAAGTAAAGAACCTACCGTATACGCTACATAAAAGCATATCTGTACAAGCATACTTTCAGTTTGGGATAGGTTAAAGGCTTTTTGAAAAACTGGGATCAGAATATCATTACTGGCTGCAACGAATCCCCAAAAGAAGAATACAGTAACCAACGGAATGAATTGAGCCCAATTGGTTTGTTTAGAATAATTTGACATATTTATTATAGATTTCACAAACAAATATAGCTATTTACTTTCAATGGAATACTTGACTAAGGTTTTTTTTATCGTCTCATAAGCCTCTGTCTTTAAGTCTTTCGGCGAATCTGTAGGCTCGATGATTCCATTAAAATAGACCTTTACTCTTCCGGGATACCCTTTTGAGTGGTCAAAAGGGAACATTTCCTTAAGTCCCACAAAGGTATAAACAGCAATAGGAGAGTGATGTTTCGAAGACAGCATAAAGGCACCGTCTTTGAAATCATCCAGGATAACAGAAGTGTCGTCCGGTACACCGCCTTCAGGAAAAATAGCAATACTGTTGCCTTCTTCCATCTTTTCTGCGCATCTTCGGTAAACATCAGCACGGCTTTTTGCGCTCGCCCTGTCTACCATTACACATATCCTTTTATATATAGTTCCGAAAATCGGAATTTTTACCAGTTCTTTTTTGCCTACGAAACAGATCGGGTGATCCGGAAACAGTATGCATACAAGCATAATATCCATAATGGAAGTATGATTGGAAATAACTACATAAGGTATATTCTTATCTTTTTCCTGTTCCGAAAGTTTAATCAGGTCATACCTGAAGCCCATTCCGTAGAACATACCAAAGCACCAGATTCTGACCAGTTTGTACCCGTACTTATAATGCTTTTTGTTAAAGGATAAAATATACACCGGGATTCCAATGCAGACAGTCAGAAAAAATGCCAGCAGCAGCAGCCAGAACCTCCAGAGGTAATTTAAAATTTTTGTCACAGCTTAACCGTTAAAAATTACTTTCTTTTTGATAGAATAATTCAGAATGGAAACCAGCACGATTGCCGCAATTTTGCTGATCATTTCCGGGCTCAAGGTATAAAAAATTAAATTGATATTATCTTTAAATATAAAACTGTAAAAGATCTGGAAGAAACCTAAGCTTAGCAGGGTAGAAAAGAAGGATACCAACATGAAATAAGCAAACTCCTTTCTTTTGGAATGTTTTCCTCTTTCAAATACAAACCAGATACTCAGAAAGTAATTGGTAATAATCCCGCAGCTGGTAGAAAAAATATTACTTAAAGGATAATGTACCCCATAGAAGTTGGTTTCCCTTACAAAGAATTGAGGAAGGTAGGTACTGAAAATCTTAAAGCTGCCTATTTCTACTATGGCGCTTAGCCCTCCTGCTATGATGAAGAACAAAACCTGTTTCTGACGTATGAGTATTTCTTTCATTCAATTTTAATCTAAAAAAAATTTGTACATATTGTCTATATAATGAAATAGTTGCTCTCTAATCACGCAAATATATTATTATATTTTCTGTTATTGATATTTGTTTTAAAATGTCAAAAATTACAGAACTACACAATACCGTGGTGCAAATTTATAACTATATGTTAAACACTGAAAAAAGTTGTTAAAATATTTTTTTTAATAAAAATTATTTCTAATTTTAATATTCAGAATGATGTAATAAAGACCTGATAATAAATTCATTTTCAACTCCTTGTGTTGATGGTTTTTTCTATCTTGTAGTGCCTTGTTAAGAGCATATACTCCAACATTTTATGACCAATTATTAATAATATTTGTATGAAAAGTCAAAACAAATACAGAAAATTCCAGCTTCAACAGAAAAATATTGAGGCTCTTGAGAAAGAAAATTCCCGCTTCAAAAGAGTGTATTCTGAATATGAAAATATGTCAAACGAATTGTGGAATCTTGAAAACTCCAAAGGAGAACCCGTGCCTGATGATTTTATCAATGCAATGGTATTACAGACTTCCTATCTGGAAGATGAAATAGAAGATTGGCTGATCCAATTCAACGAAAAAAAACCACACCTTAAACATTAATGATTTTAGACAGCTTCCAGATTGTTTTTAAATGCTAATTGAAGATAAATTCCTAATTTAGCACCCTTAAATTAAAATCTAAAATATGGTTGCTATTGTAGATAGTGGTTCTACTAAATCGGATTGGGTAATACTTGATGA of the Chryseobacterium aureum genome contains:
- a CDS encoding lysophospholipid acyltransferase family protein, which codes for MTKILNYLWRFWLLLLAFFLTVCIGIPVYILSFNKKHYKYGYKLVRIWCFGMFYGMGFRYDLIKLSEQEKDKNIPYVVISNHTSIMDIMLVCILFPDHPICFVGKKELVKIPIFGTIYKRICVMVDRASAKSRADVYRRCAEKMEEGNSIAIFPEGGVPDDTSVILDDFKDGAFMLSSKHHSPIAVYTFVGLKEMFPFDHSKGYPGRVKVYFNGIIEPTDSPKDLKTEAYETIKKTLVKYSIESK
- a CDS encoding GtrA family protein, whose product is MKEILIRQKQVLFFIIAGGLSAIVEIGSFKIFSTYLPQFFVRETNFYGVHYPLSNIFSTSCGIITNYFLSIWFVFERGKHSKRKEFAYFMLVSFFSTLLSLGFFQIFYSFIFKDNINLIFYTLSPEMISKIAAIVLVSILNYSIKKKVIFNG